Genomic DNA from Lactuca sativa cultivar Salinas chromosome 8, Lsat_Salinas_v11, whole genome shotgun sequence:
GCACAATCCTTGTGGGTTGCCTTCAtactagcaactagacaggatgacctattgagaaagaggaagaatttattatttgattaataaattgaaatgaatgatttattaatgtattatgggattaatatattaactggaaattatattatttaattaatatttaatcagaaactaATTGGAAGTAATTTTGCGATTAATTGTATTAATTAAATGTGCAGGGgttgtttgaaaatttattgatagttgtggAATTGGGCTATAGAATCCTCCTAGATAGGTTGGACGGAATCTTCTAGGAAAGCCCTAGAAATTTTGTCCAAGGGCCTATTGGATGGAGTTCTtgggctgcttaggccttaagctaaggaattagggtttcctccttaaaaccctagttttggctCTAAACTAACACAACTACATAAATGGCTATACCCCTCCTGATTTTGGCCATTCAAAACCTTAGAAAAATAGCCAAAATTTGAGGTCTTCCTCTTCTCTCAtatctcatcctcttgctaagtgtgTTTGTGAACCACTAAAGGCGcaacacttgtggtgcttgctaccAAAGGTTTTCAAGGATTAAAGGTTTTCAAGGAGGAATTCAAGATTTTTTACTACAACAATCTTAAAGGTTGGGTTGCTTGTTATTATAAGTCAATTAAATTAtagaaaagttttataacttagggttcatagtatgttgctttACTTGAAAGACATAGATCCAGTTAGGTTACTTGTGTCCTAATCAAATGAATTGTTCGATTGTTTTCCGCTTAAGGCATTGTACTTGTGACCCCTAAAACTCATCAAGAAACACCTCATCGAGCCTCCTTATTCACTAGAAAAGAACGTCGGTGGTTCGCCACCACTACCTCAACATTATTGCCTATCAAGTTTATCCGGATCAAGATAAAATCTCGATCGAGTAAGCTACGTCCACCACTAATGAAAGGGAAAGCGACGAACACTGGTGGTGGAAGAGGGACAAATCAGTTGTGTCGATCATGTTTTGCAGATCTGGAAACGCAGGGTTATTGTAGATGAGAACACCGGTGACATCGAAAGATCTATGGAAGGTCAGATTTTTGAACGGAGGGTAAGGGTGACAACGATGAGCGTCAGTGGCGGAAGAGGATGGTCCGGAAGGTGGTGGTTCTACAGGTGGAGGTCAAGGATGTTCCAACAGATGGTGTTCCATATGTGGTACCAGTGATGGTTTTGTTAtgtgtaagagagagagagagagagacacacacacacacagagagagaatGAGGTAAGAGTAAAAATTAGGAAGGGTTTGACTTGGATGATATTTtcttgacaaaacttcaaaaatggtccctgtggttttcgaaaatatcaagtttagtccctaagttcaaaaaacctcacaaatggtccctgtggtttcaaaacttttaacatttggtcctttcggctaactccgttagcttttggcAGTTAAGTGAAGGGCAATTCAGCCATTTCCcttccacagggaccatttatgaagttttaccttttttttttaaaaaaaagaaaaaatatataattatttaatattaaagggtcccaccccctctctctctctctcacacaccatcttctctctctctctctctccacaatTGTGCTGTAATCTCGTGATTGATTGATCGAGTTCATCTGTAGTCTCAAGAATTCTCCATGGAAGTTCCTCAGATCTAGCTCACAAACAATGTCTTCTTCTTCAAATTCCAACACAAACACCCTTTTCATTATGTTTTACTCTCTACTTTTCTTTTGTTTTTCCGGCAATGCGGACACCGGAACCACCACATTTGACTTCCAAACACTTACTCTCACAAGCTTGAAGTCCCTCGGCGACGCTCACTTGTTCAACAACAGTGTCAGACTCACCCGAGATCTCCCCGTCCCTAACTCTGGCACCGACAGGGTTTTGTACAATAAGCCCGTTAGATTCCGGCGACCTGGGAGCCCTAATCCGGCGAGTTTCTCAACATATTTTTCATTCTCGATTGTTAATTTGAATCCGGGTTCGATTGGAGGTGCTTTGGCTTTTGTCATATCGCCGAACGATGAAGATGTCGGTGACGCTGGTGCGTATTTGGGTATTCCTACCGGCGCTGTTGCTGTTGAGTTTGATACTCTAATGGACGCCGAGTTCAAAGATGTTAATGGGAATCATGTGGGTTTGTATATTGACTCCATGGTTTCTTCCCAAGTTGCCGATTTGGACTCCATTGAAGTCAATTTACGAAGTGACACTCAAGTCAATTCGTGGATAGATTATTCAAGTTCAACTCAGAAACTCAACATCTCTATTTCGTATTCCAACACAAAACCCAAATCACCTCTCTTATCAATCACCACCAATATCAATCGATACGTAAATGAGTTTATGTTTGTCGGATTTTCCGGGTCAACTCAGGGAAGCACAGAAGTCCACTTGATTGAATGGTGGAGTTTCACCTCTTCTTTCGATGATCAAGATACAATTACAAAACCCAGTCCAaatccaccaccaaccaccaccttcATGAACCCCACTGCTAACCCTGTTAACTCACCGCCGCCGGTGGGGGTCACCGGTGGGTGGTTGAGGGTGGTAGTCCTTGGTTGTCCTTGTTTCTTTCTTCGATTTGTGCAGTAGATTGACGGGAGGGAGAGAAAAGGATGTGAGGTGGTGATGTTTAAATGGTCtctgagtgagagagagagagatggggtgggacccttgcatattaaatactatttatttatttatttaaaaaaagtaattgcaaaacctcataaatggtccctgtgtagtGAAATGCCAAAAATGCCCCTGACTTAACAACTAAAAGCTAATGGAGTTagccggaaggaccaaatgttaaaagttttgaaaccacagggaccatctgtgagtttttttgaacttagggactaaacttgatatttttgaaaaccacagggaccatttttgaagttttgtctatttctttttaataaaaataataagaaatttaataaaaaaaataaaaaagaattttgTAAGGGCATATTCATCTTTTCAACTCGGATGTGgaccaaaaccacacaaaaaTATCAATCATAGGGACAAAAACCACATAAGGTATCCAAAATTAGACCTCTAACGCATCACtaaacctttttggaccaaaattgcATAATTTTGccaaccacagggacgatttttGCAAGTTTGTCCTATATAAAACAAGGAGTTGGTTGAGCTCCATTATAAATAAGCTATATAGATTAAATGATTAATCCAGTTGTATTGGTTATGGGCAGTGAAATGTTGGTGAATTCATTAATGGCTACAATAACAAGGAATTTATATAGTGGAGTATTATGGTGGAATGTATATTGATAGTTTGGTTAATGAACATTGTATTGTATGAGAGGAGTTTTCCactatattatatataacattgtaTATTTATAGTACAGTAGGATGTTGGTGTATCATTAGTGTACAAATATGTATTAGACTAGAGTAGTCTTGTTTGTTAGCCGTAAGGTAGTATGATGACATTGTATGCCTCGAATGGGAAGATGTCAAGTTTGGTATTGTATTGTGAGTCTATATACCCTAAAAAGATGGTAATATGGGTGATTATAATACCATCAATTGAGGAGTAAGAGTCAATGACAAACTTGGTGTTTGTAACACTATACTTGTATGTTGTTAGCAAAAAGTTATGGTAGTTTGGGTGACTGGAATACCATCATTTGAGGAATGCAAATAAATGGCGAACTTAATGTATGTAACGCTATACTTGTAGATTGTTAAGAAAGAATTAGTGGTATGCTTGGTGCTTTAATGACAACTATATTAGCATTACTTATTAATGGTATGCTTAGTGCTGTAAATACCTCTATGTTATCTTGGATGAAAGTAATAATTTTAGTGGTATGCTCAGTGCTATAAATACCAATATAATGGAATTTTGTTAGTCATGATGGTCTTGATGACTATAATATCATGGACTAATAT
This window encodes:
- the LOC111892723 gene encoding L-type lectin-domain containing receptor kinase VIII.1 → MSSSSNSNTNTLFIMFYSLLFFCFSGNADTGTTTFDFQTLTLTSLKSLGDAHLFNNSVRLTRDLPVPNSGTDRVLYNKPVRFRRPGSPNPASFSTYFSFSIVNLNPGSIGGALAFVISPNDEDVGDAGAYLGIPTGAVAVEFDTLMDAEFKDVNGNHVGLYIDSMVSSQVADLDSIEVNLRSDTQVNSWIDYSSSTQKLNISISYSNTKPKSPLLSITTNINRYVNEFMFVGFSGSTQGSTEVHLIEWWSFTSSFDDQDTITKPSPNPPPTTTFMNPTANPVNSPPPVGVTGGWLRVVVLGCPCFFLRFVQ